One part of the Peromyscus leucopus breed LL Stock chromosome 19, UCI_PerLeu_2.1, whole genome shotgun sequence genome encodes these proteins:
- the Polr2d gene encoding DNA-directed RNA polymerase II subunit RPB4: MAAGGSDPRAGDVEEDASQLIFPKEFETAETLLNSEVHMLLEHRKQQNESAEDEQELSEVFMKTLNYTARFSRFKNRETIASVRSLLLQKKLHKFELACLANLCPETAEESKALIPSLEGRFEDEELQQILDDIQTKRSFQY; the protein is encoded by the exons ATGGCGGCGGGCGGCAGCGATCCGCGGGCTGGCGACGTGGAAGAAGACGCCTCTCAGCTCATCTTTCCCAAAG AGTTTGAAACAGCTGAGACACTCCTAAACTCTGAAGTTCACATGCTTCTGGAGCATCGAAAGCAACAGAATGAGAGTGCAGAAGATGAGCAGGAACTTTCAGAGGTTTTCATGAAAACTCTAAACTATACAGCCCGTTTCAGTCGTTTCAAAAACAGAGAGACCATTGCCAGTGTTCGTAG CTTGCTTCTCCAGAAAAAGCTACATAAATTTGAGTTGGCCTGTTTAGCCAATCTTTGTCCAGAGACTGCTGAGGAGTCCAAAGCTCTGATTCCAAG CCTGGAAGGGCGTTTTGAAGATGAGGAACTGCAGCAGATTCTCGATGATATCCAGACCAAGCGCAGCTTCCAGTACTAA